GATAGCGTAATCCTGCCCTTGCGCTCAAAGTCCTTGAGAAGTCTGCTCACAACTTCCCGGGAAGTGCCGAGGTCATCCGCGATCTTCTGGTGCGTTGCTGTCAGTCTGTTGTCCCCGGATCTCTCCACAAGATAATCCATCAGCCGTCGGTCCATACGGCCGAATGCTATCTCTTCAACGAGAGCCATCACCTCGGCAAGCCTCTGGCTCAGGATATTGAAAACAAAGTTCCTCATCTCCTCATACCCGGCAACCAGCCTTCTGAAATCATTCGAAGGGATAAGGAGCATCTCGCCCGCTTCCATGGCAACGGCCTGGGCAGGATAGGAAAGGTTCGAAAGGATACAGGATGCGTTAAGAATGCAGGTTTCGCCGGCGCCTATTTCATAGAGCGTGATCTCCCTTCCGCCTTCACCGGACTTGTACACTCTGATATCGCCGGAAAGCAGAAAGGCAATGGCAGCACAGGCATCGCCCTCGCGGTAAACCTGAAGGTCTTTGGGGAATTTCTGGAAACTCGCAACAGAAAGCAGGTCAGAGGTCAGTTTCTCCGTTGCTTTTGCAAATACGGGAAAGGCGTCAATGAACTGTTTCTTTATCACTGTTTCCATGTGTACACTCCTCTTTCTCAAAATTCTACGCAGTTTCTGAAGCCAAATCAAGCGCTTCTCCACGAGTCAACTGCGGCTGGTGTGGCAGGATTTCATCATTTCGAAGCGTTAAACCTTTACTGCGGATATTATCAGATAGAGCTCATTGGTGCCGGTGGGGAGAATCGAACTCCCACTCCCTTGCGGGAACCGGATTTTGAGTCCGGCGCGTCTGCCAGTTCCACCACACCGGCACGGTGTGCTGGTATTGATTCTAAAGGAAGTCCCATCATCCGGTCAAACACCCGTTTGAATATCTCTTACTGTTACCGTTATGCCCATCACCTTTTCCTCTTTCCAAAAGGACAGGCCTTTACACATACGCCGCAGATCCTGGCACCTATCCCCGGTCTCGTCGAAAATTCAAGGGTCTTCTCCACGCACCTGCTGAAGTGCAAGGCCTCATCGCGGCTTTCATACCGGTCGTTTGCCAAAACATTCCTGATTGCGGATGCGGGACATGCCTTGGAGCATTCGGTGCACTTGCCGCAACGGTTTTTGAGAGGTCTGTCGGTAACCAGCGGCATGTCTGTCAGCACTGTTGCAAGCCTGATGCGAGGCCCGTATTCCGGGCTGACAATAAGAAGACTTTTACCCTGCCATCCGATCCCGGCCATGCGGGCAACAGCCTTGTGTGAAATGTTACCCAGCAGGTTACCCTCGTCTGTGATACATGAGGCCGGAACTGCGGTTACAGAAAAGCCCTGCTCCTTTATCCAGGCAACAAGCGCTGCGGTGATACCGTCCAGCTTTGCGTTTATCTCACGGTAATGCTGCGCGTATGCGATCGTAGGACCATCTGTTATATCACTGAGGATTTCTTCATCCAGATGCGCGGCAACAGATATGCCGGCAGAATATGGCAGCAGCAGGTCGTCCGGAATTACCCTCCAGCCCTTCTTGAATTCCTCAAGGTCTGCAATGCCGACAAGATCAGCTCCTGCAGTAATACTGAATTTCTTAAGTTGCTCCGTCAGGGTCATGAATCCTCCGTATGCACCATGTTCGTCATCTGAATAGTTATATTTTTGCTCATGCCATGGACCGTTTTAAAACGTTCGCTATCGTATCCCTGCCCTGGCAAGGGTCAGCACGGAAACGCTCTTTGCACCAGCCTTGAGAAGCTGCTTCGAGCAGGCGTTGACCGTGGCGCCGGTGGTCATGACATCGTCGATCAGCAGCAGGTTCATTCCGGTGACCCTGCCTGTGCAGGCAAATGCCTTCTTCACATTGGCTGTACGCTCTTTTGCAGAGAGACCAACCTGAGGAGGCGTCTCCGCAACCTTTTTCAAAACATCCATGAGTAGCGGTATCTTCCTCTCCCTGGATAGATGGCGGGAAAGCAGAAGAGCCTGATTGAAGCCTCTGCTTTTCAGGCCTTTCGGACTGAGCGGTACCGGAATGAGAGCATCGATGCCTTCAGTATCATGAAAAAGAAGAAACTCGGAGAGCGGCCTTGAAAGCCTTCGGATCCCGAGAAACTTGAAGTGATGAATTGCCGAGGCAATGAGACCTTCATAGTGGGTGAAAGAGAGGGCCTTTGTGAAGGCCGGAGGCTCTTCGAGGCAATGTTGGCACCGGTCTGCATGGACTGAAACAAGGTGTACGCCGCAGGTCCTGCATGACGGACCGGTATAGTGCCCTATGCTCTGCCAGCATTGCCTGCAGAACGGTGCATGCGCAAGACTGTCTGTGGTTTTGCTGCACGACGGACATGCAGAGGGGAATATGAAATTAACGAGACCGGAAACTATGACTGAAGAGAAATGGGAGCGCCGCATTTGCCGCATTTGGGGCCGTGGGAAAGTCGTTCTCTGCGGACCCTGTTCTTTGCACCGCACTGATCGCAGGCGATAATAACAGAGTCCAACGCAGGGTCTGATGACGGTTTGTGGTGCTGCTCCTGAGTCTTGTGCTGCGCGTGAGAGCGCTGTTCACCGCTGAACATGGTTGGTTCACCATCCTCGGCAGGATCGAACTCCTTAAGAAATCTGATATAGTTATGATCCCGGCTGATAAGTTCAATGCCCATGCCATTTTTGAGAGAGACAATGGGTGTCTTCATTGATCTCCTGACAAGGCCCTTCAGTTTGCAGTCGGTTCCGTTGGGAAGGTGAATAACAATGTCCAGCTCTGTGCCGGGCACAAACGCATGGTTTGTCCTGATGAAGAGGCCGTATCGCGAAAAATCGCTCGAAATTGCACGATAGTTTTTCCCCTGGCCGACAAACTCAGACTCGAGCCTCCGAACAAACCGTTCGTGCTTTCGGCGAACTCTCAGAAAGGCTCCTTAAGCAGTATCAGTTCATCCCTTTTTTGTCCTGTCGAGACGATGGCGGCCTTAACGCCGATAAGTTCTTCGATACGCTTTATGTATGCCTGTGCGTTCCCGGGCAGTTTCCTGAAATCCGTTATGCCGAGGGTGCTCTCTTGCCAGCCGGCAATTTTTTCGTATACGGGAACGCAATTCTCAAGGACCGAGAGCTCTTTCGGCATTTCCCTGATGAGCTTTCCCTTGTATCTGTACGCCGTGCATATCTTAAGGGTATCCATGCCGTCGAGGATATCAAGCTTGGTGAGTACAATACCTGAAAGGCCGTTAATGCGGCAGGAGTGCTTCAGTATGACGGTATCGAGCCAGCCGCATCTCCGGGCTCTGCCTGTTGTTGAACCGAACTCGCCACCCTTTTCCCTGATAAGTTCTCCGGTCTTGTCCTGGAGTTCTGTAGGGAAAGGGCCGCTGCCGACGCGGGTCGTGTATGCCTTCACAATGCCCAATACCTTGTTGATCCTCGTAGGGCCGATGCCGAGGCCGGTGCATGCGCCGCCTGCAATAGCGCTTGATGATGTCACGAAAGGATACGTGCCGTGGTCAATATCAAGCAGCGTTCCCTGTGCTCCTTCGAGGAGCACGTTTTTCTTTGCTGCCATCGCATTGTTTACGACAATGTCAGTGTCGGCAATATGCTTGCCGAGTATTTTTGCATAACTCATATATGTCCTGAAAACCTTTTCTGCGCTGAATACCGGGGCCTTGTACAGGTTTTTTAAAAGAAAGTTCACGTGAACAAGGTTTATCTTCAGTTTTTCAAGAAATGCATCAGGGGTGAGCAGATCACCGACTCGTATGCCTGATCGTCCCATCTTGTCAACGTAGGTGGGGCCGATGCCCCTGCCTGTAGTCCCGATGTTCTTTTTGCCCTTTGCCCGTTCGCTTGCCTGATCAAGAGCAATGTGATAGGGCATGATAAGGTGGGCATTCTTGCTGATAAGGAGATTGCTGCCAACCTTGATCCCTCTCTTTTTGAGATCGGTTATCTCTTTTATGAGCGCTTCCGGTTCGACAACAACGCCGTTACCAATGAGGCAGAGGGTATTTTTGTGGAGGATCCCCGAGGGGATAAGATGCAGCACGTACTTTGCGTCCTTAATGACGACCGTATGACCTGCATTATGTCCGCCCTGATACCGGGCAACCACTTCGGCTTTTCTGGTGAGATAGTCGACGATCTTGCCTTTTCCTTCGTCTCCCCACTGCGCACCCACGATCACGACAACTGACATAGTAACTCCTCTCTTATATTCCGTCAGACAGCGTTAGAGACTGATCTGCTTAATGGATAAGATGTTCGGCAAGGCCTTGAGCTGGTCAATGACCTCCGGGCCGGGCTTTGCGTCAAGACTTACCACAGAGATTGCCGTGCCGCCTGCGGATTCCCTTCCGAAGTGCATGCGGGCGATGTTGATATTGTTCTTGCCGAGCATATTGCCGATATTGCCGATGACCCCGGGTTTGTCATTATTATACATGAGCAGGAGTTCACCTTCGGGAACGATCTCCACCTTGAAATTGTCGATCTCTATGACGCGCGGGTCCTTTTTGCTGTACAGGGTGCCCGAAACATAACTTTCCCTGTTCTTTGCCTTTATCCTGAGCGTGATCTTGCTGAAGAAGTCGCCGGCATCGCTGCTCTTGATCTCCTTAACTTCAATGCCGCGCTCTTTTGCAATAAAGGGAGCATTGACGAAATTCACGGTCTCAAGCAGGATAGGAGCGAGATATCCCTTGAGTGCAGCAATGGTGACCGGAGCAGTATTGACCGTGGCGGCATCGCCGCTGTACTCAACAATGATCTCGGTCGTGCCGCCTTCGAATATCTGGCACGAGAAACTGCCGAGCTTCTCTGCGAGGTTGATATACGGCTGAAGTCTCGGCACCTGATCGCTCGGGATCGAAGGGAAGTTGACCGCATGTCTGATCGTGCCATGGACAAGATAATCGGCGATCTGTTCTGCAACGGCAAGCGCAACGTTTTCCTGCGCCTCTTCAGTTGAAGCGCCCAGATGCGGCGTGCAGATGAGATTGTCAAGGGTGAGCAGGGGGTTGTTTTCAGGCGGCTCTTTTTCAAAGACATCAAGTGCGGCTGCTGCAACCTTTCCGCTTTTCATCGCTTCATAGAGATCCTGCTCATTGACAATTCCGCCGCGTGCGCAGTTGATGATCCTCACGCCATTCTTCATCTTGGCAATGGTGGCCGCATTGATAAGGCCCTTGGTCTCAGGCGTCATGGGCGAATGGATCGTAATAAAATCCGATTCCGCGAAGATATCATCAAGAGAGCCTTTCCTGATGCCCATCTCCTGCGCCTTTTCCTCGCTCAGAAAGGGATCATAGGCAATAATGTTCATCTCGAGCCCCTGCGCCTTCTTTGCCACCTGACCGCCGATCGCGCCGAGGCCGACAATGCCAAGGGTCTTGTTGAAAAGCTCGACACCCATGAACTTCTTCTTTTCCCATTTGCCTGCCTTCATGGAGGCGGTTGCCTGGGGGATCATGCGGGCCACAGAAAAGAGCATCGCAACAGTATGTTCAGCAGTGGTAACCGTGTTACCGCCGGGGGTATTCATGACGACAATGCCCTTCTTGGACGCGGCTGCCTTATCGACGTTGTCAAGGCCCGAGCCTGCCCTGCCGATAACCTTGAGGCTCGTTGCAGCCTCGATGATCTCGGCAGTAACCTTGGTTGCTGAACGGATGACCAGGCCGCTGTACTCACCGATGCATGCCTTCAGTTCCTCAGGTTTCATGCCGGTTTTGACATCAACCGCGAGCCCTGCCTTCTTGAGTATTTCTACGCCTTTTGCAGATATGTTGTCGCTGACGAGCACTTTCATCAAAATTTCTCTCCTATACCATTAGTAATTCTTGAGCAGCGG
The window above is part of the Nitrospirota bacterium genome. Proteins encoded here:
- a CDS encoding Crp/Fnr family transcriptional regulator; protein product: METVIKKQFIDAFPVFAKATEKLTSDLLSVASFQKFPKDLQVYREGDACAAIAFLLSGDIRVYKSGEGGREITLYEIGAGETCILNASCILSNLSYPAQAVAMEAGEMLLIPSNDFRRLVAGYEEMRNFVFNILSQRLAEVMALVEEIAFGRMDRRLMDYLVERSGDNRLTATHQKIADDLGTSREVVSRLLKDFERKGRITLSRNLIELKSF
- a CDS encoding epoxyqueuosine reductase yields the protein MTLTEQLKKFSITAGADLVGIADLEEFKKGWRVIPDDLLLPYSAGISVAAHLDEEILSDITDGPTIAYAQHYREINAKLDGITAALVAWIKEQGFSVTAVPASCITDEGNLLGNISHKAVARMAGIGWQGKSLLIVSPEYGPRIRLATVLTDMPLVTDRPLKNRCGKCTECSKACPASAIRNVLANDRYESRDEALHFSRCVEKTLEFSTRPGIGARICGVCVKACPFGKRKR
- a CDS encoding ComF family protein, with the translated sequence MRRSHFSSVIVSGLVNFIFPSACPSCSKTTDSLAHAPFCRQCWQSIGHYTGPSCRTCGVHLVSVHADRCQHCLEEPPAFTKALSFTHYEGLIASAIHHFKFLGIRRLSRPLSEFLLFHDTEGIDALIPVPLSPKGLKSRGFNQALLLSRHLSRERKIPLLMDVLKKVAETPPQVGLSAKERTANVKKAFACTGRVTGMNLLLIDDVMTTGATVNACSKQLLKAGAKSVSVLTLARAGIR
- a CDS encoding PilZ domain-containing protein, translated to MRVRRKHERFVRRLESEFVGQGKNYRAISSDFSRYGLFIRTNHAFVPGTELDIVIHLPNGTDCKLKGLVRRSMKTPIVSLKNGMGIELISRDHNYIRFLKEFDPAEDGEPTMFSGEQRSHAQHKTQEQHHKPSSDPALDSVIIACDQCGAKNRVRRERLSHGPKCGKCGAPISLQS
- a CDS encoding adenylosuccinate synthase — translated: MSVVVIVGAQWGDEGKGKIVDYLTRKAEVVARYQGGHNAGHTVVIKDAKYVLHLIPSGILHKNTLCLIGNGVVVEPEALIKEITDLKKRGIKVGSNLLISKNAHLIMPYHIALDQASERAKGKKNIGTTGRGIGPTYVDKMGRSGIRVGDLLTPDAFLEKLKINLVHVNFLLKNLYKAPVFSAEKVFRTYMSYAKILGKHIADTDIVVNNAMAAKKNVLLEGAQGTLLDIDHGTYPFVTSSSAIAGGACTGLGIGPTRINKVLGIVKAYTTRVGSGPFPTELQDKTGELIREKGGEFGSTTGRARRCGWLDTVILKHSCRINGLSGIVLTKLDILDGMDTLKICTAYRYKGKLIREMPKELSVLENCVPVYEKIAGWQESTLGITDFRKLPGNAQAYIKRIEELIGVKAAIVSTGQKRDELILLKEPF
- a CDS encoding phosphoglycerate dehydrogenase, producing the protein MKVLVSDNISAKGVEILKKAGLAVDVKTGMKPEELKACIGEYSGLVIRSATKVTAEIIEAATSLKVIGRAGSGLDNVDKAAASKKGIVVMNTPGGNTVTTAEHTVAMLFSVARMIPQATASMKAGKWEKKKFMGVELFNKTLGIVGLGAIGGQVAKKAQGLEMNIIAYDPFLSEEKAQEMGIRKGSLDDIFAESDFITIHSPMTPETKGLINAATIAKMKNGVRIINCARGGIVNEQDLYEAMKSGKVAAAALDVFEKEPPENNPLLTLDNLICTPHLGASTEEAQENVALAVAEQIADYLVHGTIRHAVNFPSIPSDQVPRLQPYINLAEKLGSFSCQIFEGGTTEIIVEYSGDAATVNTAPVTIAALKGYLAPILLETVNFVNAPFIAKERGIEVKEIKSSDAGDFFSKITLRIKAKNRESYVSGTLYSKKDPRVIEIDNFKVEIVPEGELLLMYNNDKPGVIGNIGNMLGKNNINIARMHFGRESAGGTAISVVSLDAKPGPEVIDQLKALPNILSIKQISL